The stretch of DNA TAGTTCAAATTACAAAAAATTTCttgattatttgagacagggtcttgctttttagcccaaggctggcttcaagctcatcactagcctcccaagtgctggaggtAATGACAAAGGTGAACAACCATGCTTGGCTCAAGGAATaaattcccatttttattttgtctgtttattctgtctcactttgtagaccagggtggcttggAACTATGTATTCtgagctgatctcaaactcagcaAGAGACCTGCTTGCCTTTGCCCCCTGAATGCTTAAAAGTATGAACAAATTCTCAATGAAAATAGACATAAAAGTTCCACAAAGCCTTGAATGGTAGCAGCAAATGCCTGCATCAAATTCAGACTGAATACCAGGCACTGTACCCCAGAGGCTCTTCTGAGGCCTGTGAGATGCACACTGGAttagagacagaggaggaggaggaggaggactggatGACAGGGAGCGGCAGGGTTTAAGGAGACCACCAGGCTTCCTAGCAGTCCAGACTATCATGTGATGCCACCACAGGCAGCTGAAACCATAGCTCATAGAACTGGTGATAGAAATCATAATAAAATGATGTTCTACAATGGGATGGGGCAGCAGTACACACAGCACTaggaaagccaaacaaaacattaggacaggggctggagagttggctcagtggttaagagcattgcctgctcttccaaaggtcctgagttcaattcccggcaaccacatggtggctcacaaccatctgtNNNNNNNNNNNNNNNNNNNNNNNNNNNNNNNNNNNNNNNNNNNNNNNNNNNNNNNNNNNNNNNNNNNNNNNNNNNNNNNNNNNNNNNNNNNNNNNNNNNNNNNNNNNNNNNNNNNNNNNNNNNNNNNNNNNNNNNNNNNNNNNNNNNNAAAATAAAATCCTCAGGGTTGGAGCAATGGTTCAGGgattcagagcacttgctgctcttgaggacctgggtttggcccccagcatccacacagaagCTTTACATTAGCTTCTAACTCATTTCAGGGGATGCGCCCACCTCTTCTGAGCACCAGGGACACACATGATGCATGTAcaggtgtgcatgtacatacacacacatacacacacacacacacctaccttaaAAAACATTCTCTCAGAAGTAGCTTTACTCcctaaaatttaaggaaaaagagaaaggaagggaggggagggaaataagAAGGACAGCAGACAGGCCTTTCAACTAAGGAAGACTTACCAATCCATAAGAAGCTGACTCTGTGCACAGCTTACTGGGTTTATTATACATATTCATAAGTGCCCGAGGTTTTTATTTAGTGTCTGCATGTAAGTAAAtgaaccatgtgcatgcagtacccacagcagtcagaagagggcataatgggaactggagttctagatggTCCTAAAAACTGtagaaaaagcagcaagtgctttctaAACCACTGTACAAtcaatctctccagcaccatatgcTAGAGAGGTTTTTGCCTCACTCAGCATCTCCCCCCTCAGTACTGTGAACCCACAGGCAAAGTGGTCTCTAGGCCCCCAGTTCTACCAGGTGGGTTTGGCTTTCACCATTTCCACCATGCCTTACCACTGTGCCTTGCAGACAGCATAGCTTTCATAAAGAAGCCCAACCCAGCCTCCTAAGGACCAGGCCACTGTCATCCAACGCTCTAGCAACGCCACTTACAAATTTGAGCATGTTCCAGTCGAACACATAGTCGTAGGAGAAGCCCTGGCGATGGAACAGATTTCTGAAGAGCTGTCTCAGGTAGGAGTAGTCAGGTTTGTCATCAAAACGTAAGGAACGGCAGAAATTCAGGTACGTGGCAAATtcagctaaaaacaaaaaacgaaaaacTCAAAGCTAGCAAGGATCTACCAACGGTGGCCCAGGCTGGTATTCATTCACCCAGCTCACCTTCTACAGTGCTACATACCAAAGACATCAAAGATGACATTTGAAAACTAGTCATATTACTTAAGAAATCAGGCCTTGGGAgactgcttgaaaaaaaaaaatcagtaNNNNNNNNNNNNNNNNNNNNNNNNNNNNNNNNNNNNNNNNNNNNNNNNNNNNNNNNNNNNNNNNNNNNNNNNNNNNNNNNNNNNNNNNNNNNNNNNNNNNaaaaaaaaaaatcaccacctAGAAACTGGAGGTGTGTGATTCAGAGGTAGAAAGCTCGCAGAGCTAGCAGtgtgaggccttgggttccacATCAGCCCCCTCTACACATCCCAGAGGTCAACACTAGAGAGCAACGTCACCAAACAAGGTAAAGGGTGGTCGGTTTAAGGAGTAGTTAGGTCTCCCCTACTTCCCTCCTTCCCTATCCATGGAGGTCACCTCTCAAGGCTCAGCCTTGCATCATTTCAGTCTCTCCTGGGCCTCAAAGACCTTTTAGACAAAAGAGCTCAGGGACGGAAAAACAAACCAGGTCCACCTTCTTGTGTGAGAAAGTGCCCCTTTCACACAACTCCTCTGAAAGCACAGCCAGAGCGCCCGACACAGGAGTCTGTTAacactggggtgggaggggactCACAAGGATAGCCCTTGCACAGCACTTCGATGGGGGTGGACATCTTCTTCTCACTGATCCTCTCATACTTCTGCCTCTTGGTGGCGGCCTTCAGCCCCTGCCAGGGGAGAGAGCCCAGGTTGAAGTACATCAGCACGTACCCCAGAGACTCCAAGTCATCCCTTCGAGATTGttctggaaagaaaagggaactATGTCAAGGATGGCACGTCTATCTGTGTGTGCAAAAAGCAACACCCGgcaaacaagaaaatggaaatacaacTTCAAGAATAACGTAAAAATATACCTGCAGAATTATGTCACCAGAAGTTGTCCCTAACATGATATTAAAGAAACCTCCCTAACACTTCAGGCGTGTAATATGTAATAACCTTGGAGAAGTGCTGGAGAAGCCAGCTTCTGCCTACCCCAATGCACCTGGCAACATAAAGACTCCCAGCGGTTGTGCAAACCTGCTTGTCTGCTATGGAAGTTGGCTGACAGACTCCAGGCTTCTCTCATCACCAAACTGGCTCATAACCCCAGGCTGCTGAACAAGTTGGACTTTCCCTAAGCTAAGGACAGGCATGTTAAAGGCACACTAAGTCAAGGATTCCACCCCTATGTCAGGGCTCACCAATGCCAAGATGTGTGTTGATGGAGGCATAGCGTGCCGTCCCTGTGAGGTTCTTGTTCTCTCGATAGGGGATATGCTGGTGGGTGCGGGCATCCCGGTACTTCTTGGCCAGACCAAAGTCAAtgatgtagaccaggttgcctttctttcccagcccCATGAGGAAGTTATCTGGCTTCACATCTCGATGAATGAAATTCTTCGAATGAATGTACTCAATACGACTTATCTAGAAACGGAGAAAAAGGTGATATGAACCCCACAGTGGTTCATATGCTGGGAAAGCAcacagcctctgctttctggagaTCACAATAGGGCGGTCATCCCTCAAGGTATCTTcagctcctccccccccccccaacacactgGCCCAGACATCTCTTTTCCTTGGTTCCCATGAAGTAGAAAAGAGACCAGGCTGAAGAGATCACGCACCACTAACGATGGTCTGCATCAGCTGAACTCTACATGAGCTATAACCAAGAGTTTTCATGGAAACCACCCCAAAGTTGCTACCAGTAAAATGTGGGCTCCCTGAGAGAACTGGGAAGTCCATTCAACATGGACACACTTGGAAAGCTAAAAACTGGTCTCTAATCTTGAGGCCAGGGTTAAATAAATTCCCCTTTCTATGCACAAATGGGTGTAATAATGGAGAACTGGCAaccaaataactatttttttgagacagggttttactatgtagcccctgctggcctggaactcacaaagatctgcctgtctctgactcgagtactgggattaaatcatgtaccaccatgcccatcaTAACCCACTAATTTATTCTGTCAAGCCAGCAAGCACATGCCAAGTACCTACACTGCCTGTGCGGTTCAGGAAAAGGGTGCTTACCATTTGGTCAGCAAGCAACAGGACAGTTTTCAGACTAAACTTCCTCGAACAGAAGTTGAAGAGGTCTTCTAGGCTCGGTCCCAGTAGCTCCATCACCATGACATTGTAGTCCCCCTCAGCCCCACACCATCTGATGGTGGGGATGCCCACTGCAAGAGAAACCAGACACAGCCCTTCAGCCTGGGTACTGCATCAGGTCATCAGATCACCTCTTTCAACACGACAGGCGTTCAGTGGACTGAGTCTGTGGGTGTTCCAGTTCAGATGATCCTGGCAATGTCTCCTTCACATTTGCTCACTTGTGCTTAAGTCACAATAGTAGTAACACATGACACGGAGTAAACTCTGCTAAGTCAAGCAAGCAGTAGAAGCAAATGAGACGATCTCATAACACCAGTCAGCATCCATGGAAAGAAAAAGCACGTGAAGCAGACAGGTCCAGAGAGCCAGCTGGAAGCCACAGCTGCACCAGTGAGACTAGAACCTAACGATGAGAACAGACTACCGCCggttgtagaagaaagaaaaaaagtttccgttTTTTATAATACTgataagagaaaagcaaacacaatgaAAACTTCTTAGAGATTCACATAGACTTTAAACACATCAACCAGCAGAAGAGAGAATAAGAACAGGACAACCTCAACATAAAGAAACCAGTAGGGTGAGGTGCTTGTGTGATGGAGCTATAGAGTCAGGACTTTTGCACCTTGGACTacacaataagaccctgtctaaagaaaacaacaactacaaaactAAACAATCTAGAATGCTAAAGGGGGAAGGAACTTAATGATGCCTCCAAGATGCCAGATCTGAAAATAGAAGTTAACACTAAAGCAGACTCTCTACCTCTGAGAAATGGGTCAAAGACCAAGTATCTCACCTAAAAACATGACCGATAAAGATGCTCAGAAAAAGCTGAGGGTTCTTGCTCATGAAGACTGCTTTGCTCAGGTCAAAGAGCAAGCACTGCAGAGAGGCGAGCTTTACCAGATGCCCATACTCCCCTCTGCCTACCAGAGCATGTGGTCTAGGGAGCTGCACACACTCACTGGTCTCTGCCATGAACCCAAggcctctctttccttccatgtgAAGAACCATTTAGTGGAGCTTCATTGTGAGTTTAGATGTTTGCAGGGAGATCCTACCATTTGGGggtaaaaaaaaagcttcaataTCTCAAAGTATTTCACATCTTACTTGAAAACCCACACAACAAATAACCAAATATAAAACTAacgctgggcaatggtggcacacgcctttaatcctagcactcgggaggcagaggcaggcggatcactgtgagttcgagaccagcctggtctacaagagctagttccaggacaggctccaaagccacagagaaaccctgtctcgaaaaaccaaaaaagaaaaacaaaaataaatataaaactaacaGACTTGGACCTGAGACAGACCTAGTTATTCCTAGCAGCAGCTCCTGTATCCCTGCCACCTTTTGTCACCCGTGCTCTGCAGGCCATCACGGTTCAGCCCTCCCCCACAGGTGCTGTGTAACATCTCACACCAGGTCCCCACAATCTCTACCTACCTTACCTGTCATCTGGATGGTGGTTTCAATGAAAATGGCTCTCACAGGCCCACAGAGAATGGCACTGTTAGGtaaggccttgctggaggaaatctGCCCCTAggggtggtgggctttgaggacttAAGATGattccaggcccagtgtctcccCCTTTTCCTGCTGTCTGCCAATCGTAGATGGGGACCTTTCAGcatcctgtctgcctctgctcatGTGCCCCCTTGCTCCCCATCACGACAACCGTAAGCCAGCCAAATTAAACGCTTTCCCTTGTAAGATTTGTCACctcttgtctcttcacagcaacagaaaccctaggaCAGATAGTTTAGGTTTGCTTTTCCTATTATAAATGGCACTGTGAATTATTTCTTACGTATCCCCACTCTAGCACATGGAATTCCTTTTATCTCTAAACGTATACTCATAGACCCACGAGACGCTGGAAGTCATCTACTACCCAGCACTGTCTATTCCCTACGTGTACCGAGGGTGTGAAATCAATCTCTCTGGCCACTGTGTCTTTTATGAACACAACTATtacatctgtttctcttttctgacaCATTCAAGCATACTTTGTGGCAAAAAAAGTTTTACGTGAGACAGGTCTCTTACAGTGAGCAATgctttcaggtttttgttttgtttctgaaatagggtctcactatgtaccccagtCTGGGCTTGAGTTCCAGGTTTTTCtgctacctctcaagtgctaggattacagggacACGGCATCATGCCTGCCCAGCTTGCTCTCAGTATTTTTTTGTCTATGAAATTAGTCCTGACCCCAGAGTCATAGAGATCCTATTATCACCTTATAAAAGTGCCAAAGTGCAATGCTACGtattgagaccttgtcttaataaTAACAAATGCTTATGTGCAGAAATCAATTTTGCTTCTAGCAGTGATAGAGACCCAAATGACCTCTGTACTGAAATAACTAAGGAGAGGTAAGATAAAAAGCATGAACCTCAGGAAGACAATGTTGAAGCCTGAAAGACCCCCATCACATGCCCAAGTGTCACCATAAAAGACAGaaccaagctgggcggtggtggtccacgcctttaatctcagctcttgggaggcagaggcaggagcatctctctgagtttgaagccagcctggtctacagagtgagttctacagctacacagagaaaccttgtcccaaaaaccaaaacaaagacgAGGCAGAAGAATGTGCACGACAGAAACACTGAACACAAACAAGGGGATGAGATTCTCAATGTCTAACATTCAAGTTATGAGACGTAGCCGGGCATGTGGGTCCACAAATTAGAACTGGTAGAGAAGGGCATTAAAAACTAAAGCATGCCAAGGGACTACAATTCCAGCTGcttaggaaacagagacaagaagatcacaATTACAAGTTCAAGACTTGTCAgagctacagagcgagttctaggccagtctgcaTAACTTACTGAGATCCTGTgtcaatacaaaaacaaaaagtggagTGCCTGCTTGGCACGCGAGGGACTCTTGAGATCAAAGCCCAGTAatgcagaagaaaaaatgaagtccttctgtgtatgtgttacttttattggttaatgaataaggctgctttggcctacggcagggcagaatatagtcaggttggaagagatataCGAGTGTAGGCAGAattaaggagatgccatgtagctgccaaaggagaaagacaaagctGGTAGGCTACAGCCTTATGGTGATATATacatgaacagaaatgggttaatttaagatgtaagagttagtttatACAGACCGTGTAGCAGGCCCAGCTGAAGCGGTCAGACATCTGAAAACAAATCCAGACTCAGTTcaaagaagtcaggtgtaagaATCATGAAGGCAACTACATTAGTGCACAACAAACTGCCCACACAAATGGTGTTCCATCCCCAGTAGTCCTGCATAAAAGCTCCTTCCTGAAGAGTGAGATCCATATCTACACAAAGATATGACCAAGTGAGATCCATATCTACACAAAGCAATCAGCAGCACTTCTTAGCTGCAATATTCTTTGGAGAGAAACACGGCTATATTCAGGAGCAGGGGACTCAACTGCTGCAGAATATCTGtttacactgtatgaagatgtgtcactgtgactggtttaataaagagctaaatggctaAAAGACAGGCAGGAGAGGGGAACTTGGGATGAATCTAGGGGCACTAGAGACACCAGAAGACACTTGAGAAGTCAGGCATACAGTACAGCTACATGGCAGAATGcagaataaaaataggttaacttaagttataagaaccagtgggacaagtctaagctaggttaaactttcataattagtaagtctctgtatttttttttttttttttggttttttcgagacagggtttctctgtggctttggagcctgtcctggaactagctctgtagaccaggctggtctcNNNNNNNNNNNNNNNNNNNNNN from Microtus ochrogaster isolate Prairie Vole_2 chromosome 7, MicOch1.0, whole genome shotgun sequence encodes:
- the Csnk1d gene encoding casein kinase I isoform X1 encodes the protein MELRVGNRYRLGRKIGSGSFGDIYLGTDIAAGEEVAIKLECVKTKHPQLHIESKIYKMMQGGVGIPTIRWCGAEGDYNVMVMELLGPSLEDLFNFCSRKFSLKTVLLLADQMISRIEYIHSKNFIHRDVKPDNFLMGLGKKGNLVYIIDFGLAKKYRDARTHQHIPYRENKNLTGTARYASINTHLGIEQSRRDDLESLGYVLMYFNLGSLPWQGLKAATKRQKYERISEKKMSTPIEVLCKGYPSEFATYLNFCRSLRFDDKPDYSYLRQLFRNLFHRQGFSYDYVFDWNMLKFGASRAADDAERERRDREERLRHSRNPATRGLPSTASGRLRGTQEVAPPTPLTPTSHTANTSPRPVSGMERERKVSMRLHRGAPVNVSSSDLTGRQDTSRMSTSQIPGRVASSGLQSVVHR
- the Csnk1d gene encoding casein kinase I isoform X2; translated protein: MELRVGNRYRLGRKIGSGSFGDIYLGTDIAAGEEVAIKLECVKTKHPQLHIESKIYKMMQGGVGIPTIRWCGAEGDYNVMVMELLGPSLEDLFNFCSRKFSLKTVLLLADQMISRIEYIHSKNFIHRDVKPDNFLMGLGKKGNLVYIIDFGLAKKYRDARTHQHIPYRENKNLTGTARYASINTHLGIEQSRRDDLESLGYVLMYFNLGSLPWQGLKAATKRQKYERISEKKMSTPIEVLCKGYPSEFATYLNFCRSLRFDDKPDYSYLRQLFRNLFHRQGFSYDYVFDWNMLKFGASRAADDAERERRDREERLRHSRNPATRGLPSTASGRLRGTQEVAPPTPLTPTSHTANTSPRPVSGMERERKVSMRLHRGAPVNVSSSDLTGRQDTSRMSTSQNSIPFEHHGK